A segment of the Microbacterium luteolum genome:
CACCCTCTCGGTCGTGGCGGTCGGCGGCGAGCGACTGCCGTTGACCACGCCCTCATCCCGCACTCCGCGCCCGGGCGTGCAGAGTGAAGAGACCGATCCGCAGAGCTACGTCGTGTCCCCAGTGACGCACTACCTGCACTATGCCCGCGAGGAGGTGGGGGAGCTGCGTTCCCGGGTGGCCCGCCTCGCGGCTGAGGGTCTGCTGCACGTCCTCGGGATGGCGTTCGCCGTGTCGCATATCGACGATGTCGCGTTCGTGGGCAACTCCCTGATCTCCACCAATCTGCATCCGCAGCTCGACGAGGCGGAGGTGGCCGGGCTCACCGAAGCGCTGCAGCGGTCGCATCCGCATCTCGCCATCGGCTGGCGCAGCGTGCACGGGCGCGGCAACCTGCTGCCCGAGACGTTGCGCCGGTGCGGCTATCGGCTCATTCCCGCGCGCAGCGTCCTGTTCACCGAGACGCGCGGCACCGGATGGGCGCGGGTGCGCGACACCGTGCGCGATCGCGCCGTGTACGAAGGCTCGGCCTATCGGGCGCGGCCCGCACCGCTCGACCCCGTCACCGGCATGTCGCCCCTCGTCATGCGCGAGCGGATCGCCCAGCTATACACGCAGCTGTACGTCGACAAGTACTCGCGGCTCAACCCTCGCTACACCGCCGCGTTCATCGGCGTCGCGCAGCAGAGCGGGCTCCTGGAGTTCGTCCTGCTCGAACACGAGGGTGACGCTCGCATCGACGGCGTCTTCGGGTTCCGCGTGGCGAACGGCTTCCTCGCCGCTCCTGTTCTCGGCTACGACACGCGGCTCCCGCAGGAGCTCGGCCTCTATCGGATGCTCAGCTATCTCGTGGCCCGCACCGCCAACGAGAACGGGGTCCAGCTGCACAACTCGAGCGGGGTGGCCGCGTTCAAGCGCAACCGAGGGGCCGAGCCGGAATTCGAGTACACCGCGGTGTACACGCACCACCTTCCGTGGCGGCACCGAGCAGGATGGCGTCTACTGGAGACGGTGGTGCGGGCGGTCGCCGTCCCGATGGTGCGTCGCGAAGGGCTCTGACGGCGAGGTCAGGCGGACTTCGCACCCGCGGGGTTCAGCCGCTTGCGCGCGAGGACCGCGATGAGGAGCACGACCGCGAGGGCGACTCCGGCGATGTTCGCCAGGGGTGACGGTGAGTCGGGGTTCACCTGGGTGCTGATGACGGAGAAGTCCCAGAGCCCATGGGCGGCCATCGCGATCACCAGAGCACCGGTACTGCGGAGGACGAGGTAGAACACGAACCCCGTGGCGGTGGTGGCGACGACCTGGACCAGCGCCTGCGGGCCGGCGACGAAGATGTTCGTGCCGTGCGCGAGCCCGAAGATCACGGTGGTCCACAGCCCGACCTTGAACTCGCTGAATCCGCCGTCGCGGAAGGCGGAGACTCCGATGCCGCGGAACACGAGCTCTTCGCCGAAGCCGACCATCATGGTCGAGATGAACAGCAGCAGCGCGAAGACGATGCCCTTCTCGCCGAGGCCGCTGTAGTTGGTGATGATCAGCGCGCAGACGAGCACGATCGCGGGCACGACGAGGGTCCAGCGTCGGAACCGTCTGCCTTCCACG
Coding sequences within it:
- a CDS encoding CPBP family intramembrane glutamic endopeptidase, yielding MNTSTSPRRLRVWHYLVIVAVYIAIVQATGIFLTAGQDVGYAQPTSVDYLIRSYVIPVGLGILFAIGITGYLGRWQEIFVEGRRFRRWTLVVPAIVLVCALIITNYSGLGEKGIVFALLLFISTMMVGFGEELVFRGIGVSAFRDGGFSEFKVGLWTTVIFGLAHGTNIFVAGPQALVQVVATTATGFVFYLVLRSTGALVIAMAAHGLWDFSVISTQVNPDSPSPLANIAGVALAVVLLIAVLARKRLNPAGAKSA